In Thalassoglobus sp. JC818, one DNA window encodes the following:
- a CDS encoding transglutaminase-like domain-containing protein, translating to MQTKSIWPGSHFIRTILLLGVCLGSSIHSLHAEDLRPAEVIDESWQTVWSHGVRIGYAHSLTTRGQQAGETVIVSDLLTVMTFLRFGQQLSIQQSTHVVETVEGDLISFVSTLKNPPNSESVATGDVQAGTLKVTSRVADETTTKEYAEFDGIKSSVWPERFVREGRITPGIVHRFKVFEPAVGQAVTMTAELLSKKTAHDLHQIRFQTLIDESPAVDTIITCNANWEFLKSETPIMKIVMKKSDEQEALSPVGKVAFDFAKDSMIPVSVEDNLHSAQSVTYRIEVSGANAGELFSEQHARLSPSEDAAIVELSTTGEAITSNPPEPECLEASPVVESDHPMIQQLAEQGAGSAVDPLDVALRLTKFVDDYVTEKNFSTSLGSALETAQSRSGDCTEHSVLLAALLRARGIPSRVVVGFVYSSRLQAFVGHLWTEAWVNGKWIGLDALDSDYFVGPGHLAMKTSSLSGQGTSAAGEFFMIIHLLGRTKIDVVNVVR from the coding sequence ATGCAAACCAAAAGTATCTGGCCAGGAAGTCACTTCATCAGGACCATCCTCCTGCTGGGGGTGTGTCTCGGTTCGTCGATTCATTCCCTGCACGCGGAAGATTTACGGCCAGCCGAGGTGATTGATGAGAGCTGGCAGACGGTCTGGAGTCATGGAGTACGGATTGGCTACGCGCACTCGCTGACAACCCGAGGACAGCAGGCTGGCGAAACGGTAATTGTCTCCGACCTTCTAACGGTCATGACGTTCCTGCGCTTCGGTCAACAGCTATCGATTCAGCAATCGACCCATGTCGTCGAAACGGTCGAAGGAGATCTGATTTCGTTCGTTTCCACTCTGAAAAATCCACCAAACAGCGAATCTGTGGCGACTGGAGATGTGCAAGCTGGCACTCTCAAGGTGACGTCCCGTGTGGCGGACGAAACGACGACAAAAGAATACGCCGAATTCGACGGGATCAAATCTTCTGTTTGGCCCGAGCGTTTTGTTCGCGAAGGGAGAATCACCCCGGGAATTGTTCATCGCTTTAAGGTGTTTGAACCAGCAGTGGGGCAAGCAGTGACGATGACTGCGGAATTGCTCTCGAAAAAAACCGCACACGACCTCCATCAAATCCGCTTTCAAACCCTGATCGACGAGTCGCCCGCCGTCGACACAATCATCACCTGCAATGCGAACTGGGAGTTTCTCAAGTCGGAAACCCCCATTATGAAGATCGTTATGAAGAAATCCGACGAGCAGGAAGCTCTGTCCCCGGTCGGAAAGGTCGCCTTCGATTTTGCGAAGGACTCGATGATTCCGGTCTCCGTCGAAGACAATCTGCATTCCGCTCAGTCGGTGACTTATCGTATTGAAGTCTCAGGAGCGAATGCCGGCGAACTCTTTTCTGAGCAACATGCCCGTCTCAGCCCCAGTGAAGATGCTGCGATCGTTGAGCTCTCCACAACAGGGGAAGCAATTACATCCAATCCGCCAGAACCTGAATGTTTGGAAGCATCGCCGGTTGTGGAATCGGATCACCCAATGATTCAACAGCTCGCTGAACAAGGTGCCGGAAGCGCCGTCGATCCGCTCGATGTGGCGCTTCGATTGACGAAATTCGTCGATGACTACGTGACAGAAAAGAACTTCTCGACATCACTCGGATCAGCATTGGAAACAGCCCAATCTCGTTCGGGTGATTGTACCGAGCACAGCGTGTTGCTCGCTGCTTTGCTAAGAGCGCGTGGAATTCCGTCGCGCGTGGTCGTGGGATTTGTCTATTCGAGTCGCTTACAGGCCTTCGTTGGTCATTTATGGACCGAAGCCTGGGTGAACGGAAAGTGGATCGGTCTCGATGCACTCGACTCAGACTACTTTGTTGGACCCGGTCATCTCGCGATGAAAACATCGAGTCTCTCGGGACAGGGGACATCAGCTGCGGGTGAGTTCTTCATGATC